A window of Planctomycetota bacterium contains these coding sequences:
- a CDS encoding thiol peroxidase gives MGRHGAVTFKGNPLTLVGDELAVGSPAPDFSLASYGPAGMQQVRKADLLGKPSIISVVPSLDTPVCQTQTKSFNQRLGSHGDRINALTVSLDLPFAMNRFCGAENITALKTGSDYMDRSFGTRYGVLIDELKILARAVFVLDAQGVVRYAQVVKEVASEPDYDAALAALHKLL, from the coding sequence ATGGGGCGGCACGGTGCGGTCACGTTCAAAGGCAATCCCCTGACACTCGTCGGCGACGAATTGGCCGTCGGGAGTCCCGCCCCCGATTTCTCGCTGGCCAGCTACGGCCCGGCCGGGATGCAGCAGGTCCGCAAGGCCGACCTCCTCGGCAAGCCCTCGATCATCTCGGTCGTTCCGTCGCTCGACACGCCGGTCTGCCAGACGCAAACCAAGTCGTTCAACCAGCGCCTCGGCTCCCACGGCGACAGGATCAACGCCCTGACCGTGAGCCTCGACCTGCCGTTCGCGATGAACCGCTTCTGCGGCGCCGAGAACATCACCGCCCTGAAGACCGGCAGCGACTACATGGACCGCTCGTTCGGGACCCGCTACGGCGTCCTCATCGACGAGCTCAAGATCCTCGCCCGGGCCGTGTTCGTGCTCGACGCCCAGGGCGTCGTCCGCTACGCGCAGGTCGTCAAGGAAGTGGCGTCGGAGCCCGATTACGACGCGGCCTTGGCGGCGCTCCACAAGCTGCTCTGA